From one Bacteroides fragilis NCTC 9343 genomic stretch:
- a CDS encoding YjbH domain-containing protein, with protein sequence MMITSGIKAQYTMGTTGMMNIPTAEMQQTGTFMIGGNYLPEELNPFKYNSGNYFVNITFFSFLELNYRCILLKSDYMAKKPKFNQQDRSLSVRLRPLKEGKYWPAIVIGSNDPFKDKGYNYFASVYGVATKSFMIGEHRLAATAGYYYPLSKDKYTLQDGIFGGLSYTPSFCKPLSIMAEYDSDGFNVGAAAKLWKHLSLNVFTREFKCISGGIRYECVLIH encoded by the coding sequence ATGATGATAACATCAGGAATCAAGGCACAGTATACCATGGGGACAACAGGAATGATGAACATTCCGACCGCCGAGATGCAACAGACAGGTACCTTCATGATCGGCGGTAACTATTTGCCTGAAGAACTGAATCCTTTTAAATACAACTCCGGAAACTATTTCGTGAACATCACCTTCTTTTCATTCCTGGAATTGAATTACCGTTGCATCTTGCTGAAAAGTGACTACATGGCTAAAAAGCCTAAATTCAATCAGCAAGACAGATCGTTATCTGTAAGGCTCCGCCCGCTGAAGGAGGGTAAATACTGGCCGGCAATTGTCATTGGCAGTAACGATCCGTTCAAAGATAAAGGATACAATTATTTCGCATCCGTATATGGAGTGGCCACAAAAAGTTTCATGATAGGCGAACACCGGCTGGCAGCAACCGCAGGATATTACTATCCATTAAGTAAAGACAAGTATACCTTGCAGGACGGCATATTCGGCGGCCTCAGCTATACTCCCTCTTTTTGCAAGCCACTGTCCATCATGGCCGAATATGACTCCGACGGATTCAATGTAGGAGCAGCCGCAAAGTTGTGGAAACATCTCTCACTGAACGTGTTTACCCGCGAATTTAAATGTATCTCCGGAGGAATACGATATGAATGTGTCTTAATCCATTAA
- a CDS encoding peptidase associated/transthyretin-like domain-containing protein, which produces MKKSDLFKIGVLLMATTLGTTGCSFGEDEKKPEIVVDPAEKTIEYYIAGKVTEGTTALSGVEVKAGEVTATTDAEGAYKLTVDSKKMYTVTFSKEGYMSIDNATATIADNAANRSMVSLSVKLSKKAPEKEVKADAEEEVVVTDKGDSNISQAEAAVIIPPKAIETTTTVSVTPYEEPAAVTTTVTPGNNVETPVAIANIEVETAKEVTLAKPVTLAIINKASEHTTFENVEVYNQKTTTRAGENWNKVADAIYDSETNSYKFTLPAGASLSGKYSMRVKSSKTTGKERIGETNKEEKKSNEGNMTAIPEYKINFEATAGWEYTVSPEKALMNAGVDAADAQGMATTINSAIEAQEGTTGTYKVAHELIAGISGNHILYYLNQAKYCEKTYTFKISGGRTVTITLKFYTGMQITYTNVEASQHSGGKI; this is translated from the coding sequence ATGAAAAAGAGTGACTTATTTAAGATAGGTGTGTTGCTGATGGCAACGACCTTGGGAACAACCGGATGCTCTTTCGGAGAAGACGAGAAGAAACCGGAAATTGTAGTGGATCCTGCCGAAAAAACAATAGAATACTACATTGCAGGTAAAGTGACGGAAGGAACGACCGCGCTGTCCGGTGTAGAAGTGAAAGCCGGTGAAGTAACGGCTACGACGGATGCGGAAGGGGCTTATAAACTGACAGTGGACAGCAAGAAGATGTACACCGTGACATTCAGCAAAGAAGGGTATATGAGCATAGACAATGCAACGGCAACCATCGCAGACAATGCGGCAAACCGCAGTATGGTGAGTCTGAGTGTGAAATTAAGCAAGAAAGCTCCGGAAAAAGAAGTGAAGGCCGATGCGGAAGAAGAAGTGGTGGTAACCGATAAAGGAGACAGCAATATCTCTCAGGCAGAAGCAGCTGTAATTATTCCTCCCAAAGCCATAGAAACAACTACAACCGTAAGCGTGACCCCGTATGAAGAACCGGCTGCCGTGACAACAACCGTGACACCGGGAAATAATGTGGAGACTCCGGTAGCGATCGCAAACATCGAAGTGGAAACAGCCAAAGAGGTCACTCTGGCCAAACCGGTAACACTGGCAATCATAAACAAAGCTTCGGAACATACAACGTTCGAAAATGTGGAAGTGTACAATCAGAAAACAACCACAAGGGCCGGAGAAAACTGGAACAAAGTGGCAGATGCCATTTATGACTCGGAAACGAACAGCTATAAGTTCACATTGCCCGCAGGCGCATCACTGTCCGGAAAATATTCGATGCGCGTCAAGAGTAGCAAGACCACAGGAAAAGAACGGATAGGCGAGACAAACAAGGAAGAGAAAAAAAGCAATGAAGGCAATATGACTGCCATTCCGGAATACAAAATCAACTTTGAGGCTACGGCCGGATGGGAATATACTGTCAGTCCGGAAAAGGCGCTGATGAATGCAGGCGTAGACGCTGCGGATGCCCAAGGCATGGCCACGACGATCAACAGTGCCATTGAAGCGCAGGAAGGAACGACGGGAACTTATAAAGTGGCTCACGAACTGATAGCGGGTATCAGCGGTAACCATATCCTTTATTACCTGAATCAGGCTAAATATTGCGAAAAGACATATACATTCAAAATCAGTGGCGGAAGAACAGTGACCATCACCCTGAAATTCTATACAGGAATGCAGATTACTTACACCAACGTGGAAGCAAGCCAGCACTCGGGAGGTAAGATTTAA